The Bacillota bacterium DNA window GGCCTTAGCGAAAAATAACCGCCAGCTATGCTGGTGGAATTAATATCTTTAGATATAAGAAAACCTCCTTTTGTTAGAATGCAAGCAAAAGGAGGTTTTGTCATAAATACATACAAAGTTTAGCACCTTCAAAATGGAGATGCCGGTATTTGCACCCAAATATAGAAGGCAAGAGATATACCTAATGATAAAAATGAATATCGGAACAATACTGAGAAAATTGAGCGCTGGCAAGGCTATAAAAATGCAGCACTAATAAAATTTAAAAAGATATTGACTCTGCCGTTACGTCATAGTGTATAGTAATAGGAAGAAAGTAGAAATGGAGAAAAATATGATTATAAAAAATATTCGTTCAGACGAAATTTATAAGAAGATTGTAGCTGCACCGATAGATAAAAAAGATGATATTTACCGGTATGAGTTAATGAAACCTTTTGAATTTAAGTGGTCTTGCTATAACATTCCCTTAAAAGCACCACAAAAACAAGGATACGATGTGATTATGGCAAGTCGAATGTTGGGATTTTTGACCCCAACTAAAGTGGATGACACCATAAAAGAAAGCATTGAACTTCTTTCCTCAAATCAGTTTTGGAACGAGTGTCAAAAGTCCATTGAACAATCAATAAACTGCTTTTTGAATGCAGGTATTGAACTCCCGATTCAAAGTTATCTCTTTACAATATTACTTGCTGATCCCCAAAGCCCATACACCATTCTAAATGAAGGGTATTGTGGCGATGGTGGAATCCCTGGTTATATTTTTGGCTCGCTTACTCCAAACGACTACACTATGAAGCGTATGCCAGTTGCTCTTGCACACGAATGCAATCATAATATTCGTTTCCAATTTGAGAAATGGAGAAATGATATTTCGCTGGCTGGCATGATGGTGAATGAAGGGCTTGCAGAAAATTTTGCGGTGTCAATCTATGGTGAGGATATGGTTGGCCCTTGGGTAGCGAAAACAGACATGGAGACATTAAATGATTGTATAAAGCCTATCATTAAAGAGGGGCTTGAAGTAACCGGATTAGATAATTTAACAGCTTATCTCTACGGTGATGAAATGGCAAATATGCAGGGATATGTTCCTGTAGGATTACCATATTGTGCCGGGTATGCATGTGGCTATCATATGGTAAAACACTTTTTGGAAAAGACAGGTAAAACTATTATTGAAGCCACATTGATGCCAACAGAAGAAATTTTGAGAGAAGTTGAGGATTTTTGGGATGACTAAAGAAAATTTAATGACAGTAAACACAGTTGCTAAAATGACGGGAATAACTATTCGAACGCTTCATTATTATGATCAAATAGGTTTATTATCCCCTTCCAGCGTGTCAGAAGCTAAATATCGCTTATACTCCAATGCCGATTTGGACAGGCTACAGCAAATTTTGTTTTTCAAAGAGGTGGGTTTTAATCTTAAGGAAACTAAATCTATGATGACTGATCCTGTTTATAGTAAAGAAGAAGCCTTAAAAAAACACATCGATATTTTATTGTTAAAACGAAAGCGCATTAATGAGCTAATTGATCTGATTGACAGAGTGTTAAAGGGAGAAACTGAAATAAGTTTTGATGCGTTCAATGAGCACAAAATCATTGAATTGCAGAAGCGTTATCATCAAGAAGTTTTGGAACGATGGAAAAATACGTTAGCCTATCAGCAGTACAAAAATACAAGCACAAATTTGGATAAAGATAAAAATTATAATTTGATATTGCTAAACAATACTGCAAAAAAAATATTCACGAAGATTTATCAGCACATTGATGAATCCCCAAACAGCAAGGATATTCAAACCGTTATTCATGAATGGCGACTTTTTATTTCGCAGAATTACTATGATTGCTCGATTGAAATGCTGCGGTATTTAGGCTCTCTTTATATCTCGGATGAACGTTTTACAAAAACCATAAACGGCTATGGCGATGACCGATTAGCGCAATTCATTAATCAAGCCATTATGTTTTACTGCAAGAATAGCACAAGTAAGGAAAGTTGAATATGAAATAAGGGACTGTAAAGTAAGTGAAAGCCAGCGTCATCAGGCGTGGTCTTAACTATTCTAAAGTTCGCGCATAAGAATGAAACTTTTTTGATTTACATCCGTCAAATAAGTAGTAATAATTAAAAGGGGTGTCAAAATGAGTTTCAAATCAAAAATAATTTCAGTTTCAACTGCGGCGGTACTTACGCTGTCACTTACATGCCAGACGATGGCCGCCGGAACTCCGTTTACTGATCTTAATAACGTTTCATCAAAGGACAAAATCCTCGAGCTTCAAAAAGAGGGCTATGTGGGCGGAGTTGCAGACGGGATATTTGCCCCGCAGCAAACGCTGACGATGGCTGAGGGCATCAAGCTTATTGTAAATACGTTTGGACTCAATATCGATAATGTAAGATTTATAAAAGCCCCTAAAGCTACTGATTATTTTAAAAATGCGGATGACAATGCATGGTATGCTGATACACTTATTATTGCATCTGTGAACGATCTGGGGCTTCCACAGGATATTGATCCGAATGCGGAAATGACTCGTGAGGAATTCACCTATTATTTGATCCACGCTATGGAGAAATACGGTAATCTCCCTATGATAAATATCGTCCCGAAGGACATTGCAGACAATGACCAGATCACAGTAGAATACAGCGGAGCTATCCAACGCGCGCTTGTGTATAAAATCGTAAGCCTTACAGACGGGAAGTTTAATCCGAAAGCTGAAATCACCCGTGCCGACGCAGCAGAAATGGTTTATAACACACTTAGCTACCTTAAGGAACATCCTTCGCCGAATACATCGGAAAATTAATAAAAATAACAAAAAAGTCAGGAGAATTCTCCTGACTTTTTTACTGATAGGAATCTTTATCGATTTCTGATCTCATTCTAAAATAATCTTCTCGTGAAATTTCGCCCTTGGCATACCTTTCATTTAGGATATTGATCGAATGAACTCTCTGATTATCGTTATATCCAGCCGTTTTATATCTAGCGCCAGAATTCCTGATATAACGTGAAAGAGCAACTATGCCTAAAATTATCAGTACAAGAAGGCCGAGCATTAGTAAGATTCCCCAGCCGTATCCCATCATTCTGTAACCATAGCCGCCGCCGTAACCGCCGTAGCCACCAAAGCCGCCATATCTGCCGTACATCATCAACTTCACCTTCTTAGACAATAAAAAATTAATTTTTTGTTGCCTATTAATATTATTTCTGATTTTGAATTTTTTAAAGCCGTTATTATATGGCTCTTAATCTTAATGAAGGTGATTTTGTAATAAAAGTGTGCAGATTTTGACAGTTGACATAAAAAACAACTAATGGTAAAATATTACTGTTTTAAAACTAAAGGTAACGGGAGATAGTTTGAAGTTCCCTCATCGCATAGTTCAAAAATTCCTTGTGCGGACAAAAATCAGGTGATGAAAAATAAAAAGATTGGTATCTTTTACAGCCTGCACCGCATATACTCTTATATCCGCATTCTTTGCAGAGAGAAGA harbors:
- a CDS encoding SHOCT domain-containing protein yields the protein MKLMMYGRYGGFGGYGGYGGGYGYRMMGYGWGILLMLGLLVLIILGIVALSRYIRNSGARYKTAGYNDNQRVHSINILNERYAKGEISREDYFRMRSEIDKDSYQ
- a CDS encoding S-layer homology domain-containing protein codes for the protein MSFKSKIISVSTAAVLTLSLTCQTMAAGTPFTDLNNVSSKDKILELQKEGYVGGVADGIFAPQQTLTMAEGIKLIVNTFGLNIDNVRFIKAPKATDYFKNADDNAWYADTLIIASVNDLGLPQDIDPNAEMTREEFTYYLIHAMEKYGNLPMINIVPKDIADNDQITVEYSGAIQRALVYKIVSLTDGKFNPKAEITRADAAEMVYNTLSYLKEHPSPNTSEN
- a CDS encoding DUF2268 domain-containing protein, producing the protein MIIKNIRSDEIYKKIVAAPIDKKDDIYRYELMKPFEFKWSCYNIPLKAPQKQGYDVIMASRMLGFLTPTKVDDTIKESIELLSSNQFWNECQKSIEQSINCFLNAGIELPIQSYLFTILLADPQSPYTILNEGYCGDGGIPGYIFGSLTPNDYTMKRMPVALAHECNHNIRFQFEKWRNDISLAGMMVNEGLAENFAVSIYGEDMVGPWVAKTDMETLNDCIKPIIKEGLEVTGLDNLTAYLYGDEMANMQGYVPVGLPYCAGYACGYHMVKHFLEKTGKTIIEATLMPTEEILREVEDFWDD
- a CDS encoding MerR family transcriptional regulator; this translates as MTKENLMTVNTVAKMTGITIRTLHYYDQIGLLSPSSVSEAKYRLYSNADLDRLQQILFFKEVGFNLKETKSMMTDPVYSKEEALKKHIDILLLKRKRINELIDLIDRVLKGETEISFDAFNEHKIIELQKRYHQEVLERWKNTLAYQQYKNTSTNLDKDKNYNLILLNNTAKKIFTKIYQHIDESPNSKDIQTVIHEWRLFISQNYYDCSIEMLRYLGSLYISDERFTKTINGYGDDRLAQFINQAIMFYCKNSTSKES